The Amblyraja radiata isolate CabotCenter1 chromosome 21, sAmbRad1.1.pri, whole genome shotgun sequence genome contains the following window.
GGCAGTGTAAGCAGATATAATATTAGATGGTATtctaggcacatggatttgtagGGAATGGAAGGACGGATCAGGTGTaggcagattagtttaacttagcatatttggcacagacattgtggtgtACTGTACTATGTGCTGTACTCCTACATGTTCTTTATGCTTTGGTCTCCTCAAATTGTCAGAGTGACACCACCTGCACACTGAAGGCACAGAACCTTATATTCTGctggggtagcttacaaccccaaTAGAATGAAGTTTACAACCCCAATAGAATGAAgttttccaatttcaagtaatagttCCTCGCTTCCCATGCCACCACCGTTTCTCCCATCTCTCTACTAATTTCCTCACCTTCATACCTCCCATCCCCGAATCCATTTCCCTTTTAGTTACTATCTATCCCTTCCAtctcctccctccagctttacatcttACTCCTCTCTTTATCTACACCCTTTTGTCTCACCTCTACCTGTCATCACTTACTCCACCCTACAGTCAAAAccccctcacatgtatccaccaatcacttgcaagctttgtcccatccccacctatTTTCCAGTGTTTCCCTTCCAACTCTTATTTAAtttaaatacagcacggaaacaggccttttggcccaccgagtccgcactgcccagcaatccccgcacattaacactatcccacacacactagggacaattgacacatacaccaagctaattaacctacaaatctgtaagtcttgagtgtgggagaaaaccaaagatctgagaaaacccacgtggtcatggagagaacgtacaaactccatacagacagcacctgtagtcaggatcgaaccctggtctctggcactccaagtgctgtaaggcagcaactctaccactgtggccACCCTAGTCTGAAGGGCTCAAcccaaatgttgtctgtccactcccttcacagatgctgcctgaccctcaaaagagtgttttattgtcatatgtcccagatggaatattgaaattcttacttgcagcatcacaacagaatatgtaaaattgtgaaagttcagtgtgtatactgGCActgattatgaggggaatagatagggtgaatgcacagaatccttcatccagagtagaggaattatGAACATgaagacatagctttaaggtgagaggggaggatttaataggaacccgagaggcaactcttttcacacagagcgtggtgggcatatggaacgagctgccagaggttgttgaagcaggtactgcatttaaaagacatttggacaggtacatgatatgAAAAGTTTAGaggtatgagccaaacacaggcaagagggactagtgtagattgggcattttGTTCAGTAGGCCGAAGGAAGATTCCATGCTATGCGACTCAGAGATCTCTTACATTTCCAGAACAATGGAATAACAAAGGGTGAAATTTAAGAATAAAGGCTATTAACCTATGCCTTATTCTTGTCTTTAAATCTCTGCACAGATTAATCCAAGGAAAATTTTAAATGTCTTCACAAACAAAACTGAAAAATTAAACTTTATCATCATACTTGTGAATCTCTGTGTCAAGTAATTTACACTGTGTCAGCTGGAAGCTCTTCAATTGAGAGTTTGCTCATTTGGGGAAGCGATTGACCCCTCTTAAATTGCCTAGCAATCCACTCAGTCGCACCATTATCAGTATATTTAAAGAGAAGGAATAAAACTGGACAAAACAGAACAAGACAGAATCAAACAATTTTACTTAAAAAACTTTTATTGAAGATTAGAATTCAACTTGAAGCAAACATTTTACATTAAAAGGTACTAGTGTTGATAGTGTAACTTCAAGCACATTGCAAGTAACAACTCAGATCAAGGGTCACAGGGCATAAAATTTAAGGTGAAAATATACTAGACATGCTGAATATCCCTCTGATGTACTGCATCCATTAAAGTCATTCTTGTCACATGATCTTACTGGTTTCATTCACAGAAACATACACCAGTTGCCAGCAGGAACTGATAACTCAAAATGTGTACTCTGAAAACACATATGCTGCAGTATACTTCAAACCAGTTAAGACTAAACAATCTTGTTTTTTCACCTGTTTTTCCCCATTTCTTGCACTGGTTCTTCAGGTTTTTTAAAATTTTGAACACCTTGTTCATGTAATCATGGCATCGACTGTGGCACAAGTGTTTGATCATTATTCAAATGGCATCAAGTCACTTGTGACTTGAATAGTCTCAGTTAATGTTTAAAATGAAAGTCCTTTTTTCAGAATATACAGCGATTAATAATGGAATCTGGTACTATCTAAACTTAAAAGAATTCCTAGTTCACTGATACAAGATTTAGGAACTAGCAGGACAGACCAAATTTACCTCTTTACAATTGCAGAAAATCTCAAGCTGAACTGCTTTACACCTTATTAGGATGCACATATCCTCCGTCTACTAGAATTCTTGGTTTGCTTAAAATTTGCACAAAATCCTCTATACAAATGTATATCTCCTGTTCTAAGATGAAGCCAGCATTTTACAAATCTTCCACAAAACTGAAATGGTTTAATCTTATTCTGTAGTTGTAAACTGCAGGGTTTTGGTCAacgtctgaaaatccaagtacacTTAATATTCCAAGAACCACTTTTTGCAGTTAGTACTGGTTTGATGGGTGACTAGGTAAATAAGAATGTGGCCATGTCTTGACTGCTCTCTTAATACCATGCTGAGCTAATCAGTCAATAGTTCATTTAGGGATGAAAAGGAATTAAGACTTTACCAATAATGCTCCAATTTTCCAAAAATAATAAATATCATGCACTAAACCATTTAAAAGAGCATTAGCTTAAATGTTCTGGTCTTATAAAACAAATTAGGGATTGCTCACACTGGGAGAGAGGTGCCATGACACTGATCAGATTGAACAGCACTTGCTTTTAAACAAAAGTGTTAGTAGAACCCCTCAATGCACTTTTGAAAATCGGCCAATAAAATACAACAGAATTATCTAAAAATAGGTAATCCTACGCTTCCAATCAAGATTCAGGAACTAGCGGGACAGACCAAATTTACCTCAAGCTGCAATTGAACAAAACGTTGCATTAATGAAGGGACTATGACCAACCTTCCCCATTTTAGAAACAAGAACAAATCTCGATTTGAATTTAAGATTTGAAAATGTTAGTGTCAAAATGAAATGACTCAATTAAAAAAGAAATGACTTCAAAAAACCCCCCATAATCACTGATATGTTCCATTGCAGGGAGGCAGGGCGAGTGGAATCAGGATTCTAGGGAAGGGGGCCACAAGGGGTTTGTAAAAGCCATCAGTCACTAGGCAAAATGGCACCGTGATAACCATTGCAGttccaaatatccattgacagttaGCCTGCAACTCTCTCAAAGCAACATTTTCCATTAGATTCTAGCTTATACCTTCATATTGCACATTTCTAACCGCTGGATTCTTGAAACATTTATATTCCTTCAATTTCTGTAGAGGCAACGACCTTTTAATCTTTACCTCTACAGGTTGAACACCTGCAGGGAGAAGGCAAGGTCAGAAAACAATATAGTCTGGTGTGCAACTGCAAAATGGAAAATAGATTTAATAAAATATACTAAAATGGTGATGATAACATTTACATTAAATGGAAGGGACAGCGATGCCCCAAGATTATCACTATTAACAGTGCCAAGTTGCTCTTCTAATTTCACAACAGATTCAGTGCGAATGATAATTGACCAGCGGGACACACCCTTAGTGCTTTGCAAAGAACCCAATACCATCTTTTGATGTTTGAACTAGGAGCTGGAATGGAGGCTAGGAAACAAAAAGCCAACATCTAGTATGCAGCAAAATATTTACCAACTGCACAACTGTTGCAATTCCTCAATCCACACAACCCAAATTAGCTGAACGGTCACTTGTTGGTATCACCTTGATTACTGCGATTTTGCCACTTTGTTGATTTAAGAACTGGGCTTCGGAGGACAAATGCTATTACTACTTAATGAAGAAATCTCTATTCAATGCAGGCTGCACTCCTTTTAAACACAAATGCAAGGAATAATACAAATCAAAGCTAGAAATGCAAGCCTACAGCTCAATGAGAAAGTGGTGTTTAGGCAGGAAGAATATTGAAAAAGATATAACAAATGCTGCTCCTTTAGCTTCTTCCTAAATACTGATCGGAATACAGGTGGTGGGTTAGGGACAGGAAGAGAAAACAATAATCCAGGATGTTGTTAAATTTGAATTAGACAGTGGAATGAGAAAAGATTTACATAATTACAGTGCAATCTTTAAACAGCAAGTttcttaaaacattaagaatgtaCTACTGTACCTGAGAATAACTACACTGCATGATTGGAGCAAGTTAGACTTTCAATACCAAAATAAAACTACAATGAACCAGTCACGTCTTCATATCTCCTTCCCACTTCATTTATGAACTTTGTAATAATTCTCCACGTCAAAACTATAAATTGCAACAAAACCAGTGTCACTGAACACCAGTGTAGTCAGAGGCAAAGAACACAAATCATATTGTCAAGGATGAGTTAACTATCTGGTCAAACACCATGATTAGGCCATTTGTTCTTTCCAGTTCAATGAATGAATCAAAAATTGATTGTTTCTCAAAGCAGTTATTACTGCCAATTTGCTGGTCCTTGCAGTCGGGTTTTTTTAAATCCAAGTGTACAGCACAAGACACACAGTCCATTTATACACACAATGTATTAATATCCACAAACTACATGCACTTCATTGTATGTACAAACATAATACTGAATTTATTTAGTGGATAGCTGCAAGGATCTTATTGAAGTACATTATTTATATTCTCCAAATATATTTTTGTCTCAAATACAAGATGGTGGTAAATATAACAATGGGTTTGCACATTAACTGTGAGAAAAAATTTAGATTGCAAGATATGCCTTCAAAGCTTATGATCTGCAGAATAGGTCACTTATTCTTATCCTAGAGATAAATATTTTGCCAGTGgattaaaaatgtttttattctAGAATCTTACTGTTAAAATATATGGCATCACAAGGCCACTGAAAAGCCGAGGGATAAATGTAATGATTGCTATTGTGTACTCAGTACTATATACAAAAAGGACACATTGTAGAAAACAGATTATAAGACACTTCAATACCCAAGGAATTTGGAGAAAAGTCTGCCAAAATGCTTTTGCCTTTCTCAGGAGGTTACACGACACCTGGGATGTATTAAGTCAGCACATTCATTTAGATTTAGTGAAACAGCTCATTTTCTGCCCATTAATTTCACATAATAAATGGGACAAATTCCACTGTCACCAAGACAGTACTTTATAAGATGAACATTAGAACAAAATCTAAAAGATAGCCAAGATAGTTTACCGAAGGCATCATGTTCTCTGATGCATACATTGCAACAATGCTGCTGTAAGCAACTCAAATGCCAGTTGTACACTCCTCATCCCTTCTTACTTTTCAGGTATGAAACAGGAAATCTCTTTAAAATACGCTTTACAATTGTTCTGAACTGTTAGAAACCAAGTTGAATTTCATGGAAGTTGTACAGATTTTACATGGGATTATCAGATTAAAAATTCTACAATATTTGATCAAAGGAGGGGAAGTACAACATATAAAATGTGGTTTTCAGATATATTGCAAGTAAACATCTAATTACGCATTGCTCTCTAGGGACAGGATGGCTGCTTCTTTGGAACCCCCACCCTCTCCGCTTCCAAGTCAAACTCTGTGACAGCCCAAGGATGTAAAGAGTGAAAACAGTATATTGTAAAAAATAAATTATCCTTTCTTTATGGAATGGATTCTTCTCTCTGCAATGGTTATCCGTACACTTAGAACTCATCATGCCTTACTAAGGCCTCCCCGAAGTCTGTGGCCTGGCTTCCCACAAATAAGTCGTATTTGTTTACTATTTCTTCTTTTGAGAGTTTTCCATCCTGCAAAACAGtttggggtgggtgagggggaaaaaatGGTTACAACCCAGTTACTTAAGAGCACCCAACAACACAATACCAAGTAACCAACGACCCTAAAAAAATAGCATTAATTGTATCCAGTTTTTGAGCTTTTACCCCTGCACATCCAATTGTTCTTGAAGTTAAACTGTCCATTTTAAGCTATCCCCATAATTTATTCCACAAGCATTTGGCGCAGTGgctcagcagtacagttgctgccttacagcaccagagacctgggtttgacaaccgatgctgtctgttcgaagcttgtatgttctctctgtgaccgtgtggggtgtttctgggtgctcccacattccaaagatgtgcaggtttgtaggttacttggcttctttaaattgtccctagtgtgtaggatagaactagtgtacaggtgatcgatggtcagcatggacccagtgggccaaaaggcctgtttccatgctgtatctctaaactaaactaaccatttCCTCGAGAAAAAGATTGGCAACATATTGCTCATGTTAACACTTGCACGACTTTATAATTTTTGAATTATTCTCTGCTGGCACTGAAGACCTAAATAATCTATCTTTGCTATTTATTGATTAAATGATTGGTCTTTACTACTATCTCACAAGTTCCAAGTACTGATCCCATCCACATCAGTTCTAAAATTGTACATGACTGCAAATTCAAACATACGAAACCTAGTCATTTGCTGTGCAGTCACATTTGAATGTGTGTGTCAGGGTAATGGTTATCAGGGTTGCAGAAAAGTGTCTTCAGAACTATGGCTCCAACAAATGTGTAGTGTAACTAATCCATTTAGTAAACAGTATTTAACTCTGCCAGTAGCTGAGgttagcagatgaggcagcatttgtggagagtaaAAAGAGTTAAAGTTTCAGATCAGTGATCTATCAACAGAACTAAAAGGAATTGAGaaaataagttaaaaaaaaagtttggtGGTGAAAACAAATAGGGAATGTCTGCAATAGTATGGAGATCAAAAATATCCGGCTGACTAAGAGATCATGAACGCTCATCAATCACAGCTAATCTATCTCGACAAATGCAAATAGGGGTCATGAGAATGGATAGAAGTGAAAGAAAAATGACATTGTTGTAATAGTGAGATACAAAACAAATCTGAAAGAAAAGAAATATTTTAGCAATATCCAGTTGATCGGGCAGAATTTGTGGAcagagaaaaacagagttaagATTACAGGTGGATGACTTTGCTTTGAAACTGACAAGTTCTAATACAATCAAGAACTATCTGGTTGTCCACTATTGTTGAATTTACCATCAAGTAGTGAAAGTGACAACATGCCTGCAccgtgggtggcacaatggcgcagcggtagaattgctgctttacagcgcttgcagcgtcggaaacccgggttcgatcccgactacgggtattgtctatgtggagtttgtgcattctccccgtgaccgcgtgggttttctccagctcttcggattcctcccacactccaaagacatacggacatgtaggttaattggcttggtgtatgtgtaaattgtccctagtagtaggctagtgttaacgtgcggggatcactggtcagtgttcggtgggccgaagtgcctgtttccgtgctgtatctctaaactaaaataaaaactaaaagaTGAAGTGTGGTTCAGCTCAAATTATGTTTTGTTGGGACATTGTAACAGACCCAAGATTGAAAAAGTGACAGGCAAGTTGAAGCTTCGTCACTCCTGTGCACTGAAGGAGTTCAAAGACATTATTCAACTTGTATTGTTTCTCCGACACCAACACCATGCTCATTTGATTGATTACTTTGGTTTCAATATCCAATTttgtcagaattcattatgcattTTAATAAGCTCATTTAAATTTCGATATTTACTGTAGTAAAGTCACACAAGCAGTTTTGTGGGATATTtatcagataactataatgagctAATTGCATGCACAGAGAATATGACCATAGCTTTAAAGAGTATCTGAAATGGACTTGTAGATGGTTTGAAATTGATGTATagatgacctgctgagtgactccagcattttgtgtctgtatagATGGTTTAGAAAGTACCTCACCCAACACAGCTGAAGAAACAGGTTACTAAAGTAGTAGCGAAGGCAGTGGCACTGTCACTAAAGATCTATTGAATTCATTGAGAAAGGCTGTATAGATTGAATGCACGGCTCACCTTGTTTTCATCAGATTCATAGACGAGATGGCGGGCTTCAGCCTCAGCATGGTCATAGTCAGCTGGTAGGATCCAATCTTTGGTTTCTTCTTTGTCCATTTTACCATCTTTGTTGCGGTCTCTGAACTCTGTGAACTGCTCACGCTCAGTTTTCACCCACTCAGGTTCGTGGCCATCACTGTCTGCAGTGTACATATCACCTGAAACCAGTGAAAAAGGGCAGATGATTTAATACCAAAAAGGTACAGCTGTATGTTGCCCGAATTAATCACCATAATACTTCCAGATCCACAGTATCATTCAATTTcaccagaatcagttccctcccAAGCACCAAAGCAGGTTTCAGTAAGATTCCTGCATAATTTAACTCTAACCAAGTGTTGCTACTTCTAGCCGAACATGTCAAAATCCTTTGCTTCTTCATGATTTCTACTCCAGTCACACATCAGTTCACATCAACCTGGCGTTTGGCCCATTATCCCTTCTGGACAAATCTACCTTCTAAATCAGCTACACAAGCACACCGAAATTAAGAACAACCTTATAATCCAGTTTTAAACaatcttctggaggaactcaatgggctgagaagcatctgtggaggaaagtggACAATCAACAATTTAGTCAGGACTCTTCATTTAGTCCAAatgatgggtcccaacccaaattgtTGATAGCCCATTtccgtccatagatgctgcttgacctgttgaattcctcAAGCAGATTGTTGCTctagattctggcatctgcagcctcttgtttcTATTTCTGCAGTATTTCACTCTTCCAATAAGTTTGGTCTACTTACCGATATACTCGTCCAGATCAATGAAGCCATCTCCATTTTTATCAATATCTTCCATGGTTTCCTGTCAGAGaagcagtttaaaaaaatctgTTGTATATTTTTGTACTAGAATGCAAAATGATGCTAATAGTGTACACAATAGTTCTGCTTGCTACATAGAGAATAGCCAAGCAAAAGTTTAACTTAATTTCTCTTTACATTGAGAGTTATGTCCTAGATAGGACGCAAGACTATACAATCAGAAAAAATATCCTATTGCATATTTTGCACTGAACTCAAAGGGAAAACTAACTAGATACAGAgggaaaaagaatgaaaaatatATTGATAGGTTTACACAATGCCAAGTGGAAGGAAGTATATATGCAGCATGAACTCTGATATGGACTAAATGGGCTTTGACTAATTTTGCTTAAATTCCATTTAATGGGAAAATTTCTTGATTTTATGGCAGAAAAATAACATAGCAATGCGGAAGTACTGACCAACACAACAATGTCCTTCATGTGGTCATATTCCTCTGGGTGCAGGAAAGCAGTGAATTCTTCTTTTGTAGCAAACAAGTCAGCATTCTGGTCAGCCCTTTTAAATCGACGCTCATCTCTTGCCATCATTTGTTTGTAGTTGTAACTGTCATCAGTATCACCATCCTCTGTGGAGAT
Protein-coding sequences here:
- the calu gene encoding calumenin isoform X2, whose protein sequence is MMGLTKLVLYLTMCGIYALSKPTEKKDRAIHDKELSDKVHDDAESFDYDHDAFLGAEQAKTFDQLTPEESKERLGQIVDKIDGDKDGFVTEEELEKWIKLSQKRWIYEDVDRQFKGHDLDADDLVTWEEYKNATYGFLLEDGDTDDSYNYKQMMARDERRFKRADQNADLFATKEEFTAFLHPEEYDHMKDIVVLETMEDIDKNGDGFIDLDEYIGDMYTADSDGHEPEWVKTEREQFTEFRDRNKDGKMDKEETKDWILPADYDHAEAEARHLVYESDENKDGKLSKEEIVNKYDLFVGSQATDFGEALVRHDEF
- the calu gene encoding calumenin isoform X1, whose amino-acid sequence is MMGLTKLVLYLTMCGIYALSKPTEKKDRAIHDKELSDKVHDDAESFDYDHDAFLGAEQAKTFDQLTPEESKERLGMIVDKIDDDKDGFVTEAELKAWIKRAQKRYIFENVGRQWPDFDSNQDGLVSWEEYRNVTYGYYMEDGDTDDSYNYKQMMARDERRFKRADQNADLFATKEEFTAFLHPEEYDHMKDIVVLETMEDIDKNGDGFIDLDEYIGDMYTADSDGHEPEWVKTEREQFTEFRDRNKDGKMDKEETKDWILPADYDHAEAEARHLVYESDENKDGKLSKEEIVNKYDLFVGSQATDFGEALVRHDEF